One genomic window of Deferrivibrio essentukiensis includes the following:
- a CDS encoding cofactor-independent phosphoglycerate mutase, which yields MKYVVLLCDGMSDYKIPEIDNKTILEYADTSNFDYLAENGRCGLIYTTPKGMYPGSDICNLSVFGYNPKDVYTGRSPIEAASIGVEISEEDFVFRCNIVKLSDDYNVMEDFSAHHIDNKKAKLIIEELNKELRDVGVEFYSGVGYRNIMVVRNRSFDISTTPPHDIMGKPVLDYLPKGEQAGLINDIMAKSREVIKRLNIKNANSIWLWGQGRKPEIKSFEEIYGVKGAVVAAVDLIRGIGVYAGLDIIDVPGATGFIDTNFKGKAEYAIKALDDHDYVFIHIEAPDEAGHMGSVEEKIRAVENINNIVLPVLIEASKKMDMRILISPDHPTPISLRTHVAEPVPAIIYGKDVRPDKNKHYNENIVPSFIFEDGYKVAEYFIKTQNIE from the coding sequence ATGAAGTATGTAGTTTTACTTTGTGACGGTATGTCAGATTATAAGATACCTGAAATAGATAATAAAACTATTCTGGAGTATGCTGATACATCAAATTTCGACTATTTAGCTGAAAATGGCAGATGTGGTCTTATTTATACAACACCTAAAGGTATGTATCCTGGTAGTGATATATGTAATTTAAGTGTGTTTGGTTATAATCCTAAAGATGTTTATACAGGCAGAAGCCCGATAGAGGCGGCAAGTATTGGTGTTGAAATATCAGAAGAGGATTTTGTTTTCAGATGTAATATTGTGAAGTTAAGTGATGACTACAATGTAATGGAAGATTTTAGTGCTCATCATATAGATAATAAAAAAGCAAAGCTAATTATAGAGGAACTTAACAAAGAGCTAAGAGATGTGGGTGTAGAGTTTTATTCAGGTGTAGGTTATAGAAATATAATGGTCGTTAGAAATAGAAGTTTTGATATTTCAACGACGCCTCCACATGACATAATGGGTAAACCTGTTTTAGATTATTTACCTAAAGGTGAGCAAGCAGGGCTTATTAATGATATAATGGCAAAAAGCAGAGAGGTTATCAAAAGATTAAATATTAAAAATGCAAATTCAATTTGGCTTTGGGGGCAAGGTAGAAAGCCAGAAATAAAGAGTTTTGAAGAGATTTATGGGGTAAAAGGGGCGGTTGTTGCTGCTGTTGACCTGATTAGAGGAATAGGGGTATATGCAGGGCTTGATATTATTGATGTGCCCGGTGCTACAGGATTTATAGATACTAATTTTAAAGGGAAGGCAGAGTATGCTATAAAGGCATTAGATGATCATGATTATGTTTTTATCCATATTGAAGCACCTGATGAGGCCGGACATATGGGCAGTGTTGAAGAGAAGATTAGGGCTGTAGAAAATATTAACAATATTGTGTTACCTGTTTTAATCGAAGCATCTAAAAAAATGGATATGAGGATTCTTATTTCTCCTGACCACCCTACACCAATTTCCTTGAGGACACATGTTGCAGAGCCCGTGCCTGCAATTATATATGGCAAAGATGTAAGACCTGATAAAAATAAACATTATAATGAGAATATTGTTCCAAGTTTTATTTTTGAAGACGGTTATAAAGTTGCTGAATATTTTATAAAAACTCAAAATATAGAGTAG
- the cimA gene encoding citramalate synthase: protein MSRKIILYDTTLRDGTQAEDVNFTVKDKVRIAEVLVDFGIDYIEGGWPGSNPRDIEFFEEIKKSKVNQKHIAAFGSTRRAKRKCSNDENIQALLKSEAPNVTIFGKTWDLHVTEALKISLENNLEIINDSISYLKSKVDTVFYDAEHFFDGYKANPEYAIKTLMAAKEAKADCLVLCDTNGGTMPDEIVDIINVVKKELGDYPLGIHCHNDSECAVANSVLAVKNGIVHVQGTINGYGERCGNANLCSVIPNLQLKYGFECVSPEKLKRLWSVSRLINELGNLKHNIHQPYVGRSAFAHKGGVHVSAILKNARTYEHIEPELVGNRQRVLVSDLSGKSNLIYKAKDFGLDIDSNDPQLNVLLEKLKDLENKGFQFEGAEASFELLVRRHMGNLTKFFDLLSFRVIDEKRSALEPPFAEATVMLRVGGEIEHTAAIGNGPVNALDQALRKALEKFYPNLKNMNLVDFKVRILTGKDGTKAVTRVLIESKDDTDVWGTVGVAHNIIDASYQALVDSIEYKLFKDAYK, encoded by the coding sequence GTGTCTCGTAAGATAATATTATATGATACAACATTAAGGGATGGTACACAGGCTGAAGACGTAAATTTTACAGTAAAAGATAAAGTCAGAATTGCCGAAGTCCTTGTTGACTTCGGCATCGATTATATCGAAGGCGGTTGGCCTGGCTCTAATCCCAGGGATATAGAATTTTTTGAAGAAATCAAAAAATCAAAAGTAAATCAAAAGCATATTGCCGCTTTTGGAAGCACACGTAGAGCCAAAAGAAAGTGCAGTAATGATGAGAATATTCAGGCTCTTTTGAAAAGTGAAGCCCCCAATGTCACCATTTTTGGTAAAACTTGGGATTTGCATGTTACCGAGGCTTTAAAAATTTCCTTAGAAAACAATCTTGAGATTATTAATGATTCAATTTCATATCTCAAATCAAAAGTAGACACAGTATTTTACGATGCCGAACATTTCTTTGATGGCTATAAGGCAAACCCTGAATATGCCATTAAGACTCTAATGGCTGCAAAAGAAGCAAAGGCTGACTGTCTTGTACTTTGTGATACAAATGGCGGGACTATGCCTGATGAGATTGTAGATATTATTAATGTGGTTAAAAAAGAGCTTGGTGATTATCCGCTTGGAATTCACTGTCACAATGATAGTGAGTGTGCTGTGGCAAATTCCGTGTTGGCTGTAAAAAATGGTATTGTTCATGTTCAAGGGACTATAAACGGATATGGAGAGCGTTGTGGTAATGCAAACTTATGCTCTGTAATACCAAATTTACAATTAAAATATGGCTTTGAGTGTGTTAGTCCTGAGAAATTAAAAAGATTATGGTCAGTTTCAAGACTAATTAATGAACTTGGCAACTTAAAACACAATATACATCAGCCTTATGTAGGAAGGTCTGCTTTTGCGCATAAAGGCGGAGTGCATGTAAGTGCAATATTGAAAAATGCAAGGACTTATGAGCATATCGAGCCTGAGCTTGTCGGTAATCGGCAGAGGGTTTTGGTCTCAGATTTATCTGGTAAAAGTAATCTTATTTATAAGGCTAAAGATTTCGGGCTTGATATTGACTCTAATGATCCTCAACTTAATGTATTACTTGAAAAGCTTAAAGATCTTGAAAACAAAGGCTTTCAGTTTGAAGGTGCAGAAGCTTCGTTTGAGCTTCTCGTAAGAAGGCATATGGGTAATTTGACAAAATTCTTTGACCTTCTTAGTTTTAGAGTTATTGATGAAAAAAGAAGTGCACTTGAGCCCCCTTTTGCTGAAGCAACTGTTATGTTAAGAGTAGGCGGAGAGATTGAACATACAGCAGCAATAGGAAATGGACCTGTCAATGCACTTGACCAAGCATTGAGGAAGGCACTTGAAAAGTTTTATCCAAATCTGAAAAATATGAATTTGGTGGACTTCAAAGTTAGAATTTTAACAGGTAAAGATGGGACAAAAGCTGTAACGAGAGTGTTGATAGAGTCTAAAGATGATACGGATGTATGGGGTACTGTTGGGGTAGCTCATAATATTATTGATGCAAGTTATCAGGCACTTGTGGATTCTATTGAGTATAAATTGTTTAAAGATGCATATAAGTAA
- the pyrR gene encoding bifunctional pyr operon transcriptional regulator/uracil phosphoribosyltransferase PyrR, which yields MNGREILNAHEIDSIITRLAFQILEKCQDISKMKLIGIKRRGAILADRIVQKINEFKNTSVDVGYLDITLYRDDLSEISDFPKILGTEINFDIKGKSIFLIDDVIFTGRTVRAAMDAITDLGRPKKIVFVALIDRGHRELPIQPDFTGKYVPTSLDEKINVMLKEIDAIDSVTIEKM from the coding sequence ATGAATGGGCGAGAAATTTTGAATGCGCACGAAATTGATAGTATTATCACAAGGTTGGCATTTCAGATTTTAGAAAAATGTCAGGATATCAGCAAAATGAAGCTAATAGGAATAAAAAGGCGAGGAGCTATATTAGCCGACAGAATAGTTCAGAAGATTAATGAATTTAAAAATACTTCTGTTGATGTGGGATATTTAGATATTACTCTATATAGGGATGACTTATCTGAAATATCCGATTTTCCTAAAATACTGGGCACAGAAATCAACTTTGACATAAAAGGTAAAAGCATATTCCTTATTGATGACGTAATTTTTACCGGTAGAACAGTGAGAGCAGCTATGGATGCAATAACTGACCTCGGACGCCCCAAAAAAATCGTTTTTGTAGCTCTAATAGACAGAGGCCATAGGGAGCTTCCAATTCAACCTGACTTTACAGGCAAGTATGTCCCAACAAGCCTTGATGAAAAAATTAATGTAATGCTTAAAGAAATAGATGCAATTGATTCTGTTACAATAGAAAAAATGTAA
- a CDS encoding aspartate carbamoyltransferase catalytic subunit: protein MTYTKKDLVGMKNLTKDEILFILDQAEKFKEINKREVKKVPTLKGKTIVNLFFEPSTRTRTSFEIAGKRLSADTINFSSSSSSTTKGETLIDTVKNIESMSSDIFVVRHAYSGSVKFIAENTKAGVINAGDGTNEHPTQALLDLLTIKEHKKKLEGLNVAIIGDITHSRVARSNIWAMNKLGINVKLFGPKTMLPKETTPFGCYIASNMDEAVEDCDVIMMLRIQKERMSTVLLPSDREYAKFFGLNKAKLKKAKNDCIIMHPGPINRGVELSTELADCKQSVILDQVENGVAVRMAALYIVANNI, encoded by the coding sequence ATGACATACACTAAAAAAGATTTAGTTGGAATGAAAAATCTGACTAAAGATGAAATCCTTTTTATCCTTGATCAAGCTGAAAAATTTAAAGAAATCAACAAAAGAGAAGTAAAAAAAGTCCCAACATTAAAAGGGAAAACAATTGTAAATCTATTTTTCGAACCTTCAACAAGGACGAGAACATCTTTTGAAATAGCAGGAAAAAGGCTTTCTGCTGACACAATAAATTTTTCCTCATCCTCAAGCAGTACTACGAAAGGCGAGACTTTAATCGATACCGTTAAAAACATCGAATCTATGAGCTCAGATATATTTGTGGTAAGACATGCCTATTCCGGTTCTGTAAAATTTATTGCAGAAAACACAAAAGCTGGCGTAATTAATGCCGGGGATGGGACAAATGAGCACCCTACACAAGCTCTTTTGGACTTATTAACCATTAAAGAACACAAGAAAAAATTAGAAGGATTAAATGTAGCCATTATAGGGGATATAACTCACAGCAGGGTCGCCAGATCTAATATATGGGCAATGAACAAACTCGGTATCAATGTCAAATTGTTTGGTCCTAAAACAATGCTTCCAAAAGAAACTACCCCCTTTGGATGTTACATCGCATCAAACATGGATGAAGCAGTAGAAGACTGTGATGTAATAATGATGCTTAGAATACAAAAAGAAAGGATGTCAACTGTATTACTCCCTTCTGATCGAGAATATGCCAAGTTTTTTGGCTTGAACAAAGCTAAGCTAAAAAAAGCTAAAAACGATTGTATTATCATGCATCCAGGACCAATTAACAGAGGGGTTGAACTTAGCACAGAGCTTGCAGATTGCAAACAGTCTGTAATACTTGACCAAGTTGAAAACGGAGTTGCAGTTAGAATGGCTGCATTATACATCGTTGCTAATAATATATAG
- a CDS encoding dihydroorotase, whose translation MSILIKGLKIINHNSTEEGNLLIEKDTIKAITKETPQAKEIIDLSGLVAVPGLIDMHVHFRDPGLEYKEDIISGSQAAVAGGVTTCLPMANTKPVNDNSTITKYMIEKAKQCGLIDLYPIGAITKGMKGEELTEMGDMLEAGAVAFSDDGLPVMNSEVMRRALEYIKTFGSFIISHSEDKNLAGKGVIHDGKVATITGLKGIPAEAEEIMIIRDILLAKATKSRIHIAHVSTKGSLKLIKWAKEEGIDVTCEAAPHHFSFDENCLLDYDTNYKMNPPLREKEDLEAIIDGLKSGIIDAIATDHAPHHRDEKFVEFDNAAFGITGLQTLIPLTLKLIKDNKLTWQDFVRLTSYNPAKILKFSDKGELKAGKKADITIIDPDFTYLFDNKINKSKSTNSPLFGKELTGIAKLTIKDGKIVHKL comes from the coding sequence ATGAGCATACTAATTAAAGGATTAAAGATAATAAATCATAACAGTACCGAAGAAGGTAATTTATTAATCGAAAAAGATACCATCAAAGCAATAACAAAAGAAACACCACAAGCAAAAGAAATTATTGATTTATCAGGACTTGTTGCAGTGCCAGGCCTCATAGATATGCATGTTCATTTTAGAGACCCCGGACTTGAATACAAAGAGGATATTATTTCAGGCAGTCAAGCTGCTGTTGCCGGAGGGGTTACTACATGTTTGCCCATGGCAAATACAAAACCGGTTAATGATAACTCAACCATAACAAAATATATGATTGAAAAGGCTAAACAGTGCGGATTAATAGACCTCTACCCTATCGGAGCAATCACCAAAGGGATGAAAGGCGAAGAATTAACAGAAATGGGTGATATGTTGGAAGCCGGTGCAGTTGCATTTTCTGATGATGGATTACCAGTAATGAATAGTGAAGTTATGAGACGTGCACTTGAATATATCAAAACATTTGGAAGCTTCATAATAAGCCATTCAGAAGATAAAAATCTTGCAGGCAAAGGTGTAATCCACGATGGTAAAGTTGCCACAATTACCGGCCTAAAAGGGATACCTGCTGAGGCTGAAGAGATAATGATTATAAGAGATATTCTGCTTGCTAAGGCTACTAAAAGTCGCATTCACATAGCTCATGTCAGTACAAAGGGCTCTTTAAAACTGATAAAGTGGGCTAAAGAGGAAGGGATAGATGTTACCTGTGAAGCAGCGCCTCATCACTTTTCTTTTGACGAAAATTGTCTTCTTGATTACGACACCAACTACAAAATGAATCCACCATTGAGAGAAAAAGAGGATTTGGAGGCTATTATTGATGGTCTTAAAAGCGGAATTATAGATGCCATTGCTACTGATCATGCACCACATCATAGAGATGAAAAATTTGTGGAGTTTGATAATGCTGCCTTTGGAATTACAGGGCTGCAAACACTTATCCCTCTTACTTTAAAACTGATTAAAGACAATAAACTTACATGGCAAGATTTTGTAAGACTAACATCTTACAACCCTGCAAAAATACTAAAATTTTCTGACAAAGGGGAATTAAAAGCGGGGAAAAAAGCAGATATTACAATCATTGACCCTGACTTTACTTATCTTTTTGACAATAAAATAAATAAGTCAAAATCAACAAACTCTCCATTGTTTGGAAAAGAATTAACTGGCATAGCAAAGCTTACGATAAAGGATGGGAAAATAGTACATAAACTTTAA
- a CDS encoding aspartate kinase, giving the protein MSIVVMKFGGTSVGSIERIKNVAEIIAKKKDEGHDVVVTVSAMAGETDRLINLLKSITPKYDLREYDQLVSTGEQASIALVAQTLKTMGYDAISFTGPQIGMITDGAHSAARIVKITAERLKKALAEGKICIVAGFQGIYPATGDITTLGRGGSDTTAVAVAAALDAKVCEIYTDVDGVYTADPRIVKNAKKLDKISYEEMLELASLGAKVLQSRSVEFGMKYNVDIMVLSSLEDKPGTLVTKEDEDMEKVIVSGVTSDKNQAKITIVGVPDRPGIAAEIFGELAKQNINVDMIIQNVGLQDKTDLSFTVQKTDLLRAMDVCNQVCTKIGADRVVSDENIAKVSIVGVGMKSHAGVAAKMFEVLAENNINIQMISTSEIKISCLIDEKFSELAVRVLHDAFVTEGDSVS; this is encoded by the coding sequence ATGAGCATTGTTGTAATGAAGTTTGGTGGGACAAGTGTTGGAAGCATTGAAAGGATTAAAAATGTAGCTGAGATTATAGCTAAAAAGAAAGATGAGGGGCATGACGTGGTTGTAACGGTTTCTGCTATGGCAGGAGAAACTGATAGACTTATAAATTTGCTTAAATCTATTACTCCTAAGTATGATTTAAGAGAATATGACCAATTGGTTTCAACTGGTGAGCAAGCAAGTATTGCACTTGTAGCTCAGACTTTAAAAACAATGGGATACGATGCAATATCCTTTACAGGACCGCAAATTGGTATGATTACTGACGGTGCTCACTCTGCAGCAAGGATAGTAAAAATTACCGCTGAAAGGTTAAAGAAAGCTTTGGCTGAAGGTAAAATATGTATAGTAGCCGGTTTCCAAGGGATTTACCCGGCTACAGGTGATATTACAACTCTCGGCAGAGGCGGCTCAGATACTACAGCTGTTGCAGTGGCGGCGGCGCTTGATGCTAAAGTATGTGAAATATACACGGATGTTGACGGTGTTTATACTGCTGACCCGAGAATTGTTAAAAATGCAAAAAAACTTGATAAGATTTCCTACGAAGAGATGCTTGAGCTTGCTTCATTGGGAGCTAAAGTATTGCAATCAAGAAGTGTTGAATTTGGTATGAAATATAATGTAGATATAATGGTTTTATCTTCACTTGAAGATAAGCCCGGCACATTGGTGACTAAGGAGGATGAAGATATGGAAAAGGTAATTGTTTCAGGAGTAACATCTGATAAAAATCAAGCAAAGATTACGATTGTAGGTGTACCGGACAGACCGGGGATTGCGGCTGAAATATTTGGCGAACTTGCAAAGCAGAATATAAATGTTGATATGATTATTCAGAATGTTGGTTTGCAAGACAAAACTGATTTGTCATTTACAGTTCAAAAAACTGATCTATTAAGAGCTATGGATGTTTGCAATCAGGTATGTACTAAAATTGGTGCCGACAGGGTTGTTAGTGATGAAAATATTGCAAAGGTTTCTATTGTCGGTGTCGGTATGAAGAGCCATGCCGGTGTTGCGGCTAAAATGTTTGAGGTTTTAGCTGAAAACAACATCAATATTCAGATGATTTCTACCAGTGAAATAAAAATTTCCTGTTTAATAGATGAAAAATTTTCTGAGCTTGCTGTAAGAGTATTGCATGATGCATTTGTAACGGAGGGAGATAGTGTCTCGTAA